A DNA window from Takifugu flavidus isolate HTHZ2018 chromosome 15, ASM371156v2, whole genome shotgun sequence contains the following coding sequences:
- the LOC130539064 gene encoding retinol-binding protein 1-like, whose protein sequence is MPVDLNGYWKMISNDNFEEYMKALDVNVAIRKIANLLKPDKDITHDGDHIVIKTLSTFKNYNMDFYVGQEFEEDLSGVDDRKCMTTITWEGDKLVCVQKGEIEGRGWTHWVEGDELHLELRAGGAVCQQVFKKT, encoded by the exons ATGCCAGTCGACCTGAACGGATATTGGAAAATGATTTCCAATGATAATTTCGAGGAGTACATGAAGGCTCTAG ATGTGAACGTCGCCATCAGGAAAATCGCCAATTTGCTTAAACCCGACAAGGACATCACTCACGACGGGGATCATATTGTCATCAAAACCCTCAGCACCTTCAAAAACTACAACATGGACTTCTATGTCGGCCAGGAGTTTGAGGAGGATCTGTCGGGGGTGGATGACAGAAAATGCATG ACGACTATCACCTGGGAGGGAGAtaagctggtgtgtgtgcagaagggAGAGATCGAAGGACGCGGTTGGACCCACTGGGTGGAGGGAGATGAGCTTCATCTG GAGttgagagctggaggagctgtttgCCAGCAGGTGTTCAAGAAGACATAA
- the nmnat3 gene encoding nicotinamide/nicotinic acid mononucleotide adenylyltransferase 3, whose amino-acid sequence MASHRIPLVLLACGSFNPITNQHMRLFELARDHMHRTGQYQVVSGIVSPVSDNYGKQGLVLAKHRTAMAKLALQSSNWVTVDEWESQQPDWTETAVTMRYHHEQILKRYEQSKPTFTSSDKNIASLSDVPPQLKLLCGADFLDTFKIPGMWRDDHVEEVVGRFGLICVSRGALQPERAVHESDALTRHSGNIHLVREWVRNETSATEVRRALRRGMSVKYLIPDSVIEYIHQHHLYTEDSERRNADAVLRPLAKQARRPVRSLGD is encoded by the exons ATGGCCTCCCACCGCATTCCCCTGGTCTTGCTGGCCTGTGGCTCCTTTAATCCAATCACCAACCAGCACATGAGGCTGTTTGAGTTGGCCAGAGACCACATGCACAGAACAG GTCAGTACCAAGTAGTGAGCGGCATCGTGTCCCCTGTGAGCGATAACTATGGGAAGCAAGGCCTGGTACTGGCTAAGCACCGAACTGCCATGGCAAAGCTGGCGCTCCAGAGCTCCAACTGGGTCACAGTTGATGAATGGGAGAGCCAGCAGCCAGACTGGACAGAGACTGCGGTCACCATGAG ATATCATCATGAGCAAATACTGAAGCGGTATGAGCAGAGCAAGCCAACCTTCACCAGCTCCGATAAGAACATCGCTTCCCTTTCAG ATGTCCCcccacagctgaagctcctgtgCGGTGCAGACTTCCTAGACACATTCAAAATTCCCGGCATGTGGCGAGATGACCacgtggaggaggtggtcgGCCGCTTCGGCCTCATCTGCGTCAGCCGGGGGGCGCTGCAGCCCGAGAGGGCGGTGCACGAGTCGGACGCGCTCACACGCCACTCCGGGAACATCCACCTGGTGAGGGAGTGGGTGAGGAACGAGACCAGCGCCACCGAGGTGCGCCGGGCTCTGAGACGAGGGATGAGCGTCAAATACCTGATCCCAGACTCGGTGATAGAATACATTCACCAGCACCACCTCTACACGGAAGACAGCGAGAGGAGGAATGCAGATGCGGTCCTGCGACCGCTCGCCAAACAGGCACGGCGCCCTGTGAGGAGCCTCGGCGACTGA